The DNA window AATTAAGGGGCTGCAAAGCAACTTCTAACACATTTCCATGAAAACCTTCTGACTTGTATTGTATGGCTGCATCTGCCATTATGATACCTACACCGCATAAGTTCATTTCAGAATATCCATAGTGGGCTAAGAACTGAATACGTGCCTCTTGTGCAATAGCTAAAACACTATCATTACCTAAATGTCCTCCATAGTTAATCATAGTTATGGGTATGACAAAATAGCATTCAAACAAGAAGTGTTCAGGTAAGTCA is part of the Bacteroidia bacterium genome and encodes:
- a CDS encoding thioesterase family protein — translated: MARVKIDLPEHFLFECYFVIPITMINYGGHLGNDSVLAIAQEARIQFLAHYGYSEMNLCGVGIIMADAAIQYKSEGFHGNVLEVALQPLNFHSVGFDIVYKIYNQTTQKDLAYVKTGIVCFDYTKRKIVPLPSKIMQLWHS